In Corvus moneduloides isolate bCorMon1 chromosome 3, bCorMon1.pri, whole genome shotgun sequence, one DNA window encodes the following:
- the TAAR2 gene encoding LOW QUALITY PROTEIN: trace amine-associated receptor 2 (The sequence of the model RefSeq protein was modified relative to this genomic sequence to represent the inferred CDS: inserted 2 bases in 1 codon; substituted 1 base at 1 genomic stop codon), which produces MISPNISKDLTDCSEFGIRSCPENCRSVGVRGVMYLFITAVFIFTIFGNLAIIISISYFKQLHSPTNFLILSMAVTDFLLGFAIMPYSMVRSVENCWDFGIIFCGVHYSFDPRLSLASILHLCCIGVDWFYAMCHPLHDSSTMTPMALRQIVAVCWPVPAAFAFGVVFSEAHASGIEGYELLIKCSGLCLIVFNXNWGAYLFIVGLFAPACIMIGIYVKIFTVSQRHTSELSLEHRLSKNNKKYELSKNKDGKAVKALTIVMLGFLICWFLXFFAILIDPFLIFSTPLHLFDSLNWLGYLNSFCNPLLHGFFYQWFQKTLKYILRGKIFNPHFPTIKILSEDQSQ; this is translated from the exons ATGATTTCTCCAAATATCTCAAAGGATTTGACTGATTGCTCTGAATTTGGAATCAGATCCTGTCCTGAGAACTGTAGGTCAGTGGGAGTACGAGGGGTAATGTATCTATTCATAACAGCAGTCTTCATTTTCACCATCTTTGGGAATCTGGCCataataatttccatttcataTTTCAAGCAGCTTCATTCTCCAACCAATTTCCTCATCTTATCCATGGCTGTCACAGATTTCCTACTGGGCTTTGCCATTATGCCCTACAGTATGGTGAGGTCTGTAGAGAactgctgggattttgggattatATTCTGCGGGGTTCATTACAGTTTTGACCCGAGGCTCAGTTTAGCTTCCATTTTGCATCTTTGTTGCATTGGTGTGGATTGGTTTTACGCAATGTGCCACCCTCTGCATGACTCCAGCACCATGACTCCCATGGCCTTAAGGCAAATTGTAGCCGTGTGCTGGCCAGTGCCcgctgcttttgcttttggtGTGGTTTTCTCAGAAGCTCACGCTTCTGGAATTGAGGGTTATGAATTGCTGATTAAATGCTCGGGGTTGTGCCTGATTGTGTTCAA TAACTGGGGGGCTTATTTGTTTATAGTTGGTTTATTTGCTCCTGCTTGCATTATGATAGGAATTTATGTTAAAATTTTTACAGTCTCCCAAAGGCACACATCAGAGTTGAGCCTGGAACACAGGCTCtcaaaaaataataagaaatatgAGCTTTCTAAGAATAAAGACGGGAAAGCTGTTAAGGCTTTGACTATTGTTATGTTGGGTTTCTTAATATGTTGGTTTCTCTAGTTTTTTGCAATCTTAATTgatccatttttaattttttctactCCTTTACATCTGTTTGATTCTCTAAACTGGCTTGGGTATCTAAATTCTTTCTGCAATCCATTACTACATGGATTTTTCTATCAGTGGTTTCAGAAAACACTTAAATATATCTTAAGAGGCAAAATATTTAATCCACATTTTCCTacaataaaaattttatctGAAGATCAGTCACAGTAA
- the TAAR1 gene encoding trace amine-associated receptor 1 produces MYLRIRKNSTCAAYLCGFGTPVRMQLCCESVNSSCIRSSWSNSVRISMYIFMVCIILATVVGNLTVIISISHFKQLHTPTNFLILSMATVDFLLGFFVMPWSMVRSVEHCWYFGEFFCKIHTSMDIMLSTASIFHLSFISIDRYYAVCDPLRYKSKINTFVIVVMVFISWMIPAAFAFGMIFLDLNLRGAEKIYNHVHCAGGCFLIFSETSGIVASVVSFYIPGFVMLYIYRKIYSVAKKQARSIDAISKKKMQFEMKHHISFCRERKAAKTLGIIMGAFLICWTPFFFFTATNPLMNYVIPPVLIDALVWFGYLNSTLNPIVYAFFYMWFRRALKIILFGKVFQQDSSRTHLFSD; encoded by the coding sequence ATGTACCTCAGAATTAGGAAAAACAGTACCTGTGCTGCATACCTATGTGGATTTGGGACCCCAGTAAGGATGCAACTGTGCTGTGAATCCGTAAATAGCTCTTGCATAAGGAGCAGCTGGTCAAACAGTGTCCGTATTTCCATGTACATCTTCATGGTTTGCATTATTCTGGCCACAGTGGTTGGAAATTTGACAGTTATCATCTCAATATCACATTTCAAGCAGCTCCACACACCTACGAATTTCCTGATACTTTCAATGGCTACCGTAGACTTCCTGCTGGGATTCTTCGTCATGCCTTGGAGCATGGTGCGCTCTGTTGAGCACTGCTGGTATTTTGGGGAGTTCTTCTGCAAGATCCATACGAGCATGGACATTATGCTGAGCACAGCTTCTATCTTCCATCTTTCCTTCATATCCATTGACCGTTACTATGCTGTGTGTGACCCTTTAAGATACAAATCAAAGATAAATACTTTTGTCATCGTGGTCATGGTGTTCATAAGCTGGATGatccctgctgcttttgcttttgggATGATCTTTCTAGACCTTAACTTGAGAGGCGCAGAAAAGATTTATAACCATGTCCATTGTGCAGGAGGATGCTTTCTCATTTTTAGTGAAACTTCAGGTATTGTGGCCTCTGTAGTGTCTTTTTACATCCCTGGATTTGTTATGCTGTATATATATAGGAAAATATACTCTGTAGCCAAGAAGCAGGCAAGATCCATTGATGCAATTAGCaaaaaaaagatgcaatttGAAATGAAGCACCACATTTcattctgcagagaaaggaaagctgcTAAGACATTAGGCATAATAATGGGAGCGTTTCTCATCTGCTGGACTCCATTCTTCTTCTTTACAGCTACCAATCCACTTATGAATTATGTGATACCTCCTGTTCTCATTgatgctttggtttggtttggctaTTTAAATTCTACACTTAACCCAAttgtttatgcatttttttacaTGTGGTTTCGCAGGGCATTGAAGATTATTCTGTTTGGAAAAGTTTTTCAACAGGACTCTTCCAGGACTCATTTGTTTTCAGACTAA
- the LOC116440703 gene encoding pantetheinase-like, whose amino-acid sequence MLPSQALLPAVVLALTALQALASDTFIAAVYEHAVILPDPTEEPISPDDALALMNKNMDVLERAIKEAAQKGAHIIVTPEDGIYGWRFTRESIYPYLEDIPDPVVNWIPCTDPSRFGPAPVQERLSCMARNNSIYVVANIGDKKPCNSSDPKCPSDSRYHYNTDVVFDPQGKLVARYHKYNLFRRETQFNYPKEPEAVTFETPFGKFGIFTCFDILFYEPAVVLVSKMQVDTVLFPTAWMNVLPFLTAVEFHSAWAMGMRVNLLSANTHNTIMAMTGSGLFTPEGPAAYHYDSATEEGRLLLAELSTHPRLSPTYPPAINWSLHATSIKKFPGENDTFLGAVRKDMFTFGELRNKAGNYTVCQGDLCCHLVYQMSDKRKDEVYVLGAFDGLHGSLIKYHWQICTLLKCPSTDLSTCGQPVETAQTKFEMFSLSGTFGTSYVFPEVLYSGVQLAPGEFEVLRDGRLKSKHATSKPLVTATLFGRLYEKDLPHPLRTSL is encoded by the exons ATGCTCCCTTCCCaggctctcctgcctgctgtggtGCTTGCACTCACAGCCCTTCAGGCCCTTGCCTCCGACACCTTCATCGCAGCCGTCTACGAGCACGCCGTCATCCTGCCTGATCCCACCGAGGAGCCCATTTCCCCCGATGATGCTTTGGCCCTGATGAACAAAAACATGGATGTCTTGGAAAGGGCCATCAAGGAAGCTGCCCAGAAG GGTGCCCACATCATTGTGACTCCTGAAGATGGCATCTATGGCTGGCGATTCACAAGAGAATCCATCTACCCTTACCTGGAGGATATCCCTGATCCGGTGGTGAATTGGATTCCCTGCACTGACCCCTCAAG ATTTGGTCCAGCACCAGTGCAGGAACGACTCAGCTGCATGGCCAGAAATAACTCCATCTATGTGGTTGCAAATATTGGGGACAAGAAGCCCTGTAACTCCAGTGATCCCAAATGCCCCAGTGACAGTCGCTACCACTACAATACAGATGTTGTCTTTGACCCACAGGGGAAACTGGTGGCTCGTTACCACAAG TACAATCTGTTTAGAAGAGAAACTCAGTTTAATTACCCAAAAGAACCAGAAGCTGTCACCTTTGAGACTCCTTTTGGGAAGTTTGGCATTTTCACTTGCTTTGACATCCTCTTCTATGAGCCTGCCGTGGTCCTGGTGAGCAAGATGCAGGTGGACACTGTGCTCTTCCCAACAGCTTGGATGAATGTCCTGCCCTTTCTGACTGCAGTTGAGTTTCACTCTGCCTGGGCTATGGGCATGCGTGTTAATTTACTTTCAGCAAATACTCACAACACCATCATGGCAATGACAG GCAGTGGGCTGTTCACGCCGGAAGGACCTGCCGCCTACCACTATGACAGTGCCACTGAGGAGGGACGTCTCCTGCTAGCAGAGCTGAGCACTCACCCCCGTCTTTCTCCCACCTACCCTCCTGCCATCAACTGGAGTTTGCATGCCACCAGCATCAAGAAATTTCCTGGAGAAAACGACACTTTCTTGGGAGCTGTCCGGAAGGATATGTTCACTTTCGGTGAACTCAGAAACAAGGCTGGAAATTACACTGTTTGCCAAGGAGACCTTTGCTGTCATCTGGTCTACCAGATGTCAGACAAGAGGAAAGACGAAGTTTATGTCCTGGGTGCATTTGATGGGCTTCATGGTTCTCTCATAAAATACCATTGGCAG atCTGCACACTGCTCAAGTGCCCGAGCACAGACCTGAGCACATGTGGGCAGCCCGTGGAGACGGCTCAGACCAAGTTTGAGATGTTCTCCCTCAGCGGCACGTTTGGCACCAGCTACGTCTTCCCAGAAGTGCTGTACAGCGGGGTGCAGCTGGCCCCCGGGGAGTTCGAG GTGCTACGTGATGGGCGTTTGAAAAGCAAGCATGCCACATCGAAACCGCTCGTAACAGCGACACTTTTTGGAAGGCTTTATGAGAAGGACCTGCCACATCCTCTGCGAACTTCCCTGTAA